CGGGCGGATCATCAACATCGGCAGCGTGACCAGCGTCTTCGGCTATGCCGGCCTGACCCCCTATTCGGCGAGCCGCGGTGGTGTGAAGCAGATGACGATGAGCCTGGCCGACGATCTCGGTCCCCACGGGATCACGGTCAACTGCCTCGCCCCCGGCTGGTTCCGCACCGCGCAAAACGACGTCATGTACCGCGACCCGGAGTGGGTCGCCTACCTCACCGACCGGATCCCGCTCAAGCGGCCGGGGAGGGCGGAGGACCTCGACGGGGCGGTGGTCTTCCTCGCCTCCGACGCCAGCGCCTACGTCACCGGCCAGACGCTCCTGGTCGACGGCGGGATCACGACCGGCTCGACGCGCGCCCTGCCGGCAAAGAAGCCGGGGTGAGGTGCGCGGGCAGGTCGCGCAGCCGCCGAGAGATCGGCCGCAAGGGATCGCAACGTGGGCACCCAAATCGCGTGGCACCAGTGCCTCATCCTGCGCAGGGGGCCGCGAAGCCCCTCCGCCGTCGCCCTCGCATCGGCCCGTCACCCACTGGCTGCGGGTTGATGCGAGGGCAAAGGCGCGAGGGGCGTCCCCCTCTGTCGAGCCCGAGCCGAGGCTTGTGCACAGATTGGCAACTGGACATTCGGCAACGGCCAGTGATAGGACGATGGGTGTGTCGTGGCGCGCGGAGCAAGTCAATGAAGCGGGTACCAATCGCCGAAGCAGAGGCCCGTTGGTCGGCCCTCCTCGGCAGCGTCGAGGCAGGCGACGAGGTCGTGATCACCCGCGATGGCAAGGCAGTCGCGCGGCTCGTTCCAGTCCCTCAGGCCAAGCGATCCGTCGCCGACGTGTTTCGAACCGCCCGCTTGCTCGGAGGGTTCGACATGGCGGGCACCGATAACCTGCCAAACGAGTAGCTCGACCTCGGCAACTGATCCCGCGTCTGCAGTCGGCGTTTGCAAATCCGTGTCCGCGGATGAGGCCTTTGCAAAGCCGAGTAATGGCCGGTTCCCACAAGCGGATTCCGGATCAATTCTCCGATCTCAAGGCGCTATCGTGTCTTCTGCCGCTCCCCCGCTCGAAGTCGCCGTGCGCCGCGGGGGTGTCATCGAGTCGCGCCACCACGTCCACGCCGCGATCGCCACCGCCGACGGCGGGGTCGTCGCCACCCACGGGCGGGCCGATCGGCCGACATTCGCCCGGTCGGCGGTGAAGGCGATCCAGGCCCTCGCCCTGGTCGAGACTGGCGCGGCCGATCATTTCGGATTTGGCCCCGAGGCGCTCGCCCTGGCCTGCTCGT
This Planctomycetota bacterium DNA region includes the following protein-coding sequences:
- a CDS encoding type II toxin-antitoxin system prevent-host-death family antitoxin; this translates as MKRVPIAEAEARWSALLGSVEAGDEVVITRDGKAVARLVPVPQAKRSVADVFRTARLLGGFDMAGTDNLPNE
- a CDS encoding asparaginase; translation: MARQSRGSFQSLRPSDPSPTCFEPPACSEGSTWRAPITCQTSSSTSATDPASAVGVCKSVSADEAFAKPSNGRFPQADSGSILRSQGAIVSSAAPPLEVAVRRGGVIESRHHVHAAIATADGGVVATHGRADRPTFARSAVKAIQALALVETGAADHFGFGPEALALACSSHSGTPLHAATAAAMLAALGLDETALACGAHWPLHDASARDLARSAAAP